GCCTTCAAGTCCCAAAACGATAGAACACATCTGATCCATCACGTATCTGTGCATGTGCTTGCCACTCATTTTGTGATACGTTCCATGATAACCGCGATTGAATACCGACCGCTGCGTTTCAGACGCTTTGGTGGTTGCTTAGGTTTCGCTTACGTACTCACCCTGCGAGTGCTTTAGTTTTACCGCCTCGTGACTATAACCCGTCACGCAGTATACGCTTTCGCTTCATCTGTGTAAACCGTCAAACGGAACTTGATTACCGAAGGCATTCTGGTTTTATTACCGTAGTTTGCTTCAAAATGCATCAATTTTCAATATTGTGAAGATTACGTTTGATATAGGAAACAGTTGTCTATGGTAAGGTTTATTCATACCTCCGACTGGCAGATAGGTAAGGTATTTCGGTTTTTGGATGACACCACGATGGGGTTACTCCAGGAAGCGCGTTTACAAGCAATTAATCGCATAGGAGAGCAAGCTCATAATTGCGAGGTCGAAGACGTTCTAGTAGCCGGTGATATCTACGACATGGAGGAACTTACACCTCAATCGGTTAATCGACCACTTGAACGGATGCGAACCTTCTCGAACGTTGTATGGCATCTTATACCTGGAAACCACGATCCACATCGTCCAAATGGTCTATGGGATCGACTTTTACACAGGGGCCTGCCTGACAATGTGCGAGTCTACATAAAGCGAGAGCCAGTGATTCTAAAGGACAACGATTTGGCGCTTTTGCCTGCACCACTGCATTACCGGCATGAACTCGATGATATTACTGCCTACATGGATCATGTTGAACTTGCGGATGGCGTCGTGAGGATTGGGCTTGCTCACGGAACAGTTACTGATTTCGGATCCAGTAGTGGGAGAGCACCTAACTTCATTACGCCAGACCGTATACGAAGCGCAGACCTCGATTATCTCGCACTCGGAGATTGGCACGGTCAGTTAAAGATCAATGAGAGGTGTTGGTACAGTGGAACCCCAGAAGTTGATGCATTTCATACAGAAAACGGCGGTCAAGCATTACTAGTCAAAATCGAGGGACGTGGTGCTACCCCAGTAGTGGAACCGTTTCCAACCGGATACTATACGTGGGAGCGAGTTACGGAACAAATCAATTGCGGTGAAGACATTGACTACCTTGAAACCAGACTACGTGGTCTAGCTGAAGCACTAGATCGAGTATTGATTCACCTCGAAATAGAGGGTGCAGTGTCGTTAGAAGACCGCCAGCGTTTTCAGAATCAAATAACCGACGGCGTTACAGCCGCTTTCTGTTATATGAGAATTGATGATGACCATCTGTACTCTAAGCCAACAGAAAGGGATCTTGATCAAATCGATCGAGGAGGTTTCGTGCGTGCTGCTGCGGAAGAGTTGAAGCAGCGAGCAGAAGACGATAGTGACGAGGAACAAGCAATCGCCGCTCAGGCTCTACATCGGCTATTTATAGAACATATGAAGTTACAGGCGGGCCAACAGTGAGAATCCGCTCTCTGGCTTTCAATCAGTTTAAAAAATTCACTACTCCAACACGTTTGGACGGTATCCAAGACGGACTCAACGTCGTAGTAGGGCCTAATGAAATCGGTAAGTCTACTTTACTTGATGCCTTCCAAGCTGTTCTCTTCCAAAGACATACCTCCAAGGCCAGTCCTATTAAGGCTTATCAGAACGACCGGAACCAAACCGCTCCCGTGGTCGAACTGACATTCGAACTGGAACATGACGTTTATCGCATCACTAAGCGTTTTGTGAAGAAGCCCTACGCCAAGTTAACCTGTCCAGACGGTCGGATACTGGAAGGCGACAATGCAGAAGCTTCACTCCGTAGTCTACTAGGTTTCTACGAGTCAGGGAATACAGGAGCGAAACCAGAGACGATGGGTATGTGGAATATACTCTGGGTAAAACAAGGCTGGTCTTTCCGTACTCTCGATGTACCTGATAGCGCACGTACAAATCTTCACAGTGCACTAGAATCTGAAGTTGGCAATGTACTGGGAGGACGACGAGGCCGGGCTTTACCGCAATCAATCGAAAAACAACTAGCGGCGCTGATTACACCAAATACTGGCCGCCCTCGTGGCAAATACAAAGAATCGAATGAACGAATCGAAACTTTGCGTAGTGAAC
The genomic region above belongs to Gemmatimonadota bacterium and contains:
- a CDS encoding DNA repair exonuclease, yielding MVRFIHTSDWQIGKVFRFLDDTTMGLLQEARLQAINRIGEQAHNCEVEDVLVAGDIYDMEELTPQSVNRPLERMRTFSNVVWHLIPGNHDPHRPNGLWDRLLHRGLPDNVRVYIKREPVILKDNDLALLPAPLHYRHELDDITAYMDHVELADGVVRIGLAHGTVTDFGSSSGRAPNFITPDRIRSADLDYLALGDWHGQLKINERCWYSGTPEVDAFHTENGGQALLVKIEGRGATPVVEPFPTGYYTWERVTEQINCGEDIDYLETRLRGLAEALDRVLIHLEIEGAVSLEDRQRFQNQITDGVTAAFCYMRIDDDHLYSKPTERDLDQIDRGGFVRAAAEELKQRAEDDSDEEQAIAAQALHRLFIEHMKLQAGQQ